The Macaca mulatta isolate MMU2019108-1 chromosome X, T2T-MMU8v2.0, whole genome shotgun sequence DNA window gGGTGAGCTGGAGGGCAGGCTGTCCGATCTTAGCACCCTGCTGCTTCCTAGGTTCTGAATGGTGCTGCTGTGGTGCGTCCCCCAGGACACCACGCAGAGCAGGATGCAGCTTGCGGTTTTTGCTTTTTCAACTCCGTGGCTGTGGCTGCTCGCCATGCCCAGGCTATCAGTGGGCGTGCCCTGCGGTAAGGACTCCCTGGGGACCCCCCAAATCCTGATCCTTGTGGGGACCTGGATGCTCTCCCCAGCCCATTGCTTACTCATCATGCCCCATGGTCCAGCTCCCCAGGACTTCCCCAGAAAGAAGTAAGGGTACAGCCCTTACCCAGAGAAGGACTGAGGATGGAGCCTCTCAGTGCCTATTTAGATAGGACCCCCAGATCATATTACCTGGGTGCTTATAAAACAGGATTCAGGGTCCCACCCCAGCATTTCTGGCCTATAGCAGCTGCCTCGACAGAACCCAGGTCCAGGCTCCTGATGCATACTCCAGAAGACCCAAGAACCAGTCCCCAGCATTAGCTGCCCAAGGTGCAGGGTCCAGTTCCCTAGCAATGACCCAGAAGAGCCCAGGGCCCAGCCCCGAGCACTTGCTCAGGCCTACAGGGCAGCCCTCGGGAACCAGGATCAGACTTTTCTCCTTAACTGATAGGACTAGGGTCCTGCCACTCAGCACTAAATGCCCCTACAGACCCCAGGGGTCTGGCCCAGCCCTCTTCCAGGGGGTGAGTATCCTAGGTTACTGAGGTGCTGTCTTCTCCCCAGGATCCTGATTGTGGATTGGGATGTCCACCATGGTAATGGAACTCAGCACATGTTTGAGGATGACCCCAGGTAAGGGGCTGCAATCAGGGGCCGCAGTGTGATCAGGGAGGTGGGTGAGCACCTCAGGGGTACTGGAGCCCCTAACCAGCCATGGCCCCCTTCCTACCCCCTCCCCGGCAGTGTGCTATATGTGTCCCTGCACCGCTATGATCATGGCACCTTCTTCCCCATGGGGGATGAGGGTGCCAGCAGCCAGATCGGCCGGGCTGCTGGCACAGGCTTCACCGTCAACGTGGCATGGAACGGGCCCCGCATGGGTGACGCTGACTACCTAGCTGCCTGGCATCGCCTGGTGCTTCCCATTGCCTACGAGGTACAGCTCAGGATAGATCGCAGGATGTATGTGACATGCCTGTGCAGGTGGCAGCCTGGACCTGCCTCCTCAGCATGTGTGCGTCTGACTGCCAGGTGGCTGATGATATGAGACAGCCCATGGGTGATTAATGAGGCTACCGGGGCAATTGGTGACTGTGATCACTTTGTGTATTTGCCTGTGCACAGGTGACTATATGACTGCCTTCTCTGTGTGACACTATGTGGGTGACTATCTTGGCTGTGTGTGTGAGGGCCTTCTGACTATGCAGCAGTGGCCCGTGTCCTGGCTGGatctgtgttgtgtgtgtgccaTCACAAGTGcttgagtatgtgtgtgtgcgacTCTGTGCAGGCAGGTATTTCTCACCTTTTCTCTGTGTGATGGGTGTGATATTGTATGTCACTAAATGCAACCATCTCTGTGACAGCCTGTGTGGGACCCTCTGGATGTGAAAGGCTGTGTGTTACAGCAGTCACTGTCTGGCTGTCTGCCCTGGCtatttatgtgtgtgtctctgaCTGGGAGGTAGCTGCCTTCCCTCTGTGTGAGCTGGGGGGCTAGTGGCTTGCGTATGGCTGACTCTGGGAGGGAGGGCGGGGGTGTAAGCACCACTCTGTCACCCTGGGCGCTGATGTGCATCTTTGGATCTGCACGTGCGCGGGTGGCCAGGACAGCCTTCTGTATGTGTACAACTGTATGTGCAAGTAACCAGCTCTTGTGGACACACCAGAGTGCATGTCACCATTGTGGCTGTGTGGTAATGGCATGTGTATGTGACTctgcagggtggctgtgggtTATTGTCCTCTTTGAgaaactatgtgtgtgtgtgtgtgtgtgtgtgtgtgtgtgtacatgactAGTGCAGATATGTAGTACTGGTCTATATGGGACTGTGTGTGGCAGTACTTGTGGCTTTGTGTGACTATCTTCTCTGTGTGTGGCACTTGCATTGCCATCTTCTGTTATGGAAGTGTGCAAACACCTCTCTTTGACACTATGTATATAAAACCCTatatgttgtgtatgtgtgtcccACATTTGaccctggggtgtgtgtgtgtaaggacatgtctctgtctctctgtttttcaTGTCACTCTCTTGACATCTGAGTCTGTCTCATGTCTCATGACTATGTCTCATGTCCCCATCTGTCCCTTTCTACTGTCTCCAGGTCTCTAAGTCTGCATCTGTTTCTTCTGagtctgtatttcttttcttcccctcttcATTTTCAGTCTCTGCTTCTGCATCTCCCAGTCTGCAGATCCTGTGTCTCCATCTCTCTGACTGGCATCTCCATGTCTTCATTTGTCCTTTTCTCCATGTCTCTGGGTCGCCATCACTTACTATCTACCAAAAGCCCCCACCCTCATGCTTATACATCTcttctctccctgcctcagtttaACCCAGAACTGGTGCTGGTCTCAGCTGGCTTTGATGCTGCACGGGGGGACCCGCTGGGGGGCTGCCAGGTGTCACCTGAGGGTTATGCCCACCTCACCCACCTGCTGATGGGCCTTGCCAGTGGCCGCATTATCCTTATTCTAGAGGTAATTCTCTCTTGGTCCCTCTTCCCACAGTGGGAGGGTAGTTTGGAAATGTTGGCACCATCACTCAGGACAGTTTCCTGAAATCTCCTTTGAGTGTCCCTGCCTGGGATTGTTGGCACATACTGGGTAGTAATAAGAATAACAGCAACATTAACAGCCTTAATTGAGTGCTCACTATGTACAGAGCACTCTTCTGAGCACTTCATGTGTCTTATTCATTCAGTTACTTGGCAAGGCAGCCTTATGAGGTAGGGTCAGCTTACCTCATTTTCCTCTCTCAAGatcagggaaactgaggcacaaagaggtgtGATGACTAGCCTGAGATGGCACATTTACTGATGGCAGAACCAGGACTTGAACCCATGCAGCCTGGCTCCAGGGTTTGTACTTTTTACTCTACCTAAACTGCCTCTAACAAGTTCCTGGGACAAAGGAAATTCACTGACCTTTGTAAATGGCCCAGTATCCCTatgccctgtgcctcagtttcctcatttttatgAGGCAGGCTAATCATGGAGGAATATCTGGCATATGGTAAATGCTGAATCTGTTGGATctggttttttgttcttttgtttttcttttttttttttttttttttttttgaggcagagtctcactctgtcacccaggctggactgcaatggcacaatctcagctcactgcagcctccacctcctgggttcaagtgatcctcctacctcagcctcctgaatcactgggattacaggcaccagccaccacgctcggctaatttttgtagttttagtagagatggggtttcaccatgtctgccaggctggtcttgagctcctggcctcaagaaatccacccacctcagcctcccagagtgctggaattacaggcgtgaggcaccgcgcctggcccctggTTACTGTTATGCATTGTTCAGATATTAATCGGCTCAGCAACTTTCTGTGctcttattctcttttcttttcttttcttttcatttttgttttttgttttttttgagacgttgtcttgctctgttgcccaggctagagtgcagtagcgcaatctcggctcactgggttcaagcagttctctgcctcagcctcccaagtagctgggattacaggtgcctgtcaccacacccagctaatttttttgtatttttagtagagatggggtttcaccatgttggccaggctggtcttgaacccctgaccttgtgatctacccgtgtcagcctcccaaagtgttgggattacaggcatgagcgaccgtacctgcctctttttttttccttttgagacaaagtcttgctctgtcacccaggctggagtgcaatggcacaatctcagctcactgcagcctccatctcctgggctcaagcaattctcatgcctcagcctcccgactagctgggactacaggcacatgccaccatgcctggctaatttttgtatttttagtagagatggggtttcaccatgttggccaggctggtctcaaactcctaacctcaggtaatctgcccgcctcggcctcccaaagtgctgggattataggggtgaaccaccatgcctggcctgtgctGTTATTTtcaccactttacagatgaggaaaataagtcaCAGAGAAATTAATTGGCTTGCAAAAAGTCCCACTTACTGTGTGCCCAGTACTGCTTGTGACAGGACACGGTGGGAGTTAAGAACACAGATGACTCCATCAGAGAGCCCAAGTTCAAACCCCAGTGCTGCCTCTTCAGCTGTTATGACCTCGGACAAGTCATCTAACCactctgatcctcagtttctttatctgtaaaaagaATAGCAACTGGGATTCCTGTGGAATGTAAAAAAAAGTCAATACAGGAGTCCATGTGGAGAGGGAGTCCAGTTGTTCCTGTACTAGGTCAGGGCAGGGTCTTTTGTATGGATTCACAGCAGTCGTCTTGTGCAGGTCAGGTCAGTGGTTACTGTATGATGTGAGGCCAGGGGTTCCTGGACAGTGTGAAGACGGATTTCTGTATGGCATGAAGGCAAGTTCCTGTATAGACTGAGCACCTGTGGTTGTGAGGATTGAGTTAATATGCATGAAGTACTTAAAATCAGGTCTGGCACACAGCAAACAATAAATGTCAGCTGTTACTAATGCTTTTATCAGTATCGTTATCTTGCACTTTACATCACAATTTACTCCCCACAACAACCACCTTACACAATGGGTGCTGCCCATCTTACAGGTGTGGGTTCTGTTCACTTGTTCCCAgtactctccctccctctccagacTTGCAGGGCTCAGTAGGGAGGATTGGGGAGGCAGGACATGTTGCCCTCCAAATTCCCCAATGAACCCCCACCATacttttccctccccttttccttAACAAAGGGTGGCTATAACCTGACATCCATCTCAGAGTCCATGGCTGCCTGCACTCGCTCCCTCCTTGGAGACCCGCCACCCCTGCTGACCCTGCCACGGCCCCCTCTATCAGGGGCCCTGGCCTCAATCACTGAGACCATCCAAGTCCATCGCAGATACTGGCGCAGCTTACGGGTCATGAGTGAGTGGATTTGGGGGCGATGGAGGGAACTCAGGGAAGGAGGGGGCTGGGGGGCAGGGAttagaggcaggaaggaggacaGTACCCACACTCAAGGATCTCCCTCCCTGGTTCCAGAGGTAGAAGACAGAGAGGGACCCTCCAGTTCTAAGTTGGTCACCAAGAAGGCACCCCAACCAGCCAAACCTAGGTTAGCTGAGCGGATGACCACACGAGAAAAGAAGGTTCTGGAAGCAGGCATGGGAAAGATCACCTCGGCATCATCTGGGGAAGAGTCCACTCCAGGCCAGACTAAGTCAGAGACAGCTGTGGTGGCCCTCACTCAGGACCAGTCCTCAGAGGCAGCCACAGGGGGAGCCACACTGGCCCAGACCATCTCTGAGGCAGCCGTTGGGGGAGCCATGCTGGGCCAGACCACCTCAGAGGAGGCTGTCGGGGGAGCCACTCCGGACCAGACCACCTCAGAGAAGACTGTGGGAGGAGCCACTCTGGACCAGACCACCTCAGAGGATGCTGTTGGGGGAGCCACGCTGGGCCAGACTACCTCAGAGGAGGCTGTAGGAGGAGCTACACTGGCCCAGACCACCTCGGAGGCAGCCATGGAGGGAGCCACACTGGACCAGACTACGTCAGAGGAGGCTCCAGGGGGCACCGAGCTGATCCAAACTCCTCTAGCCTCGAGCACAGACCACCAGACCCCCCCAACCTCACCTGTGCAGGGAACTACACCCCAGATATCTCCCAGTACACTGATTGAGAATCTCAGGACCTTGGAGCTAGGCAGCAAATCTCAGGTAAggcccaccacacccaggtagGGGCAAGAAGGGGCAAGAATCAGGCTTCTCTGATACATCTCTTACTTCTGCGTGTCCAGGGGGCctcagaatctcaggccccaggAGAGGAGAACCTACTAGGAGAGGCAGCTGGAGGTCAGGACATGGCTGATTCGATGCTGATGCAGGGATCTAGGGGCCTCACTGATCAGGTGAGCTCAGGCTGGGACTGTGGCTTCCTTCTCTTGCCACTTTGTGTCTCCAGGTAGGAGCATGtgataaataaacatataatggGGAGATGGGGTCTTCAGCTTACTCAGTTTCATCCACCCACTCCAGGCCATATTTTATGCTGTGACACCACTGCCCTGGTGTCCCCATTTGGTGGCAGTATGCCCCATACCTGCAGCAGGCCTAGACGTGACCCAACCTTGTGGGGACTGTGGAACAATCCAAGAGAATTGGGTGTGTCTCTCTTGCTATCAGGTATGGAGcagaggaaggggatggggcgGAGGTTGGAACTACAGGGGGGTGCTGACCCCCACCTGACACTCACACCCCCAACCTCAGGTCTACTGTGGTCGTTACATCAATGGCCACATGCTCCAACACCATGAAAATTCTGGACACCCGCTGGTCCTCAGCTACATCGACCTGTCAACCTGGTGTTACTACTGTCAGGCCTATGTCCACCACCAGGTGGGCCCTGGGTAGACCCTTCAACACGTGCACActcaccccccacacacacacaccccttctgTGATTGGGTAAAGGGAGACCACAGGCCCCTCTGCATGGCTGCCTCATGTGATTATTTTGCATGGGGCGGGGGCTGTGGGATAGTCCAGAAGACAGAGTGGTTGAGGGCTGGAGTGGGGGCAGCCCTGCAGCCGAGGTAGAGGGGTCctcactctctctcacctgccCTATTCTTGCCTCCTCCTCAGGCTCTCCTAGATGTGAAGAACATCGCCCACCAGAACAAGTTTGGGGAGGATATGCCCCACCCACACTAAGCCCCAGAATACGGTCCCTCTTCACCTTCTGAGGCCCACGATAGACCAGCTGTAGCTCATTCCAGCCTGTACCTTGGATGAGGGGTAGCCTCCCACTGCATCCCATCCTGAATATCCTTTGCAACTCCCCAAGAGTGCTTATTTAAGTGTTAATACTTTTAAGAGAACTGCGACGATTAATTGTGGATCTCCCCCTGCCCATTGCCTGCTTGAGGGGTACCACTACTCCAACCCAGAAGGAAAGGGGGGCAGCTCAGTGGCCCCAAGAGGGAGCTGATATCACGAGGATAACATTGGCGGGAGGGGAGTTAACTGGCAGGTATGGCAAGGTTGCATATATAATAAAGTACAAGCTGTTAAAAAACCTGGAGAAAGCCTTTTGACTTTGAGCAGGTGGAGAACCCCACATCCCTGGCCAGCAGAGCCAATGAGTAATGAAGGAAAGAGGGAGTGGGTCTCTGTCAGGTCAATCCCCTACCCATCCATTGCCCCCAAAAAACTAACTGAAAATAGAGCAGCCATTTTGACTGGCTCCATGGGAGATGAAATGGTAGAATCCATGAGAAAATGGGTGCTTGCCTTAGAAATAGGGGCCTCACAGCCAGTCCCAGCCACACCCACACCCTAGGCTGAGAAGGCAAGAAAACTAGCAGGAAGTATCCTCACCAGGCCTGTTTCCCCATTTGTCTCATTGGCCTGACGGGATGGCGGGAGGTCCACGTTTAACTTGAATGTGGTGGTCATGGTAGCTTCTTGGCAGAAGGGGTGCCTGCCATTGACCGGAGGTGGGAAATTGGAGGACAGTCTGAGAGTTGAATTTCTCCCACGTGGTGAGAATTGCTTTGGCAGCTCAAGGGAGTAGGACCTGAGGTTTCCAGGACTTGTCTTCATGGCCACCTTATGATCCCGAGCTGACCACCACAGCCTTACTGAGTCAAGAAGAGGAAGGATGGGGAAGGGCCGGGGCTGCcccgtttttgttttgttttgttttgttttttgagatggagtcttgctcttgtcgcccaggctggagtacagtggcacgatcttggctcactgcagcctctgcctcccaggttcaagtgattctccttcctcagcctcctgagtagctgggattacaggcgcccgccaccacacctggctaatttttgtatttttagtagagatggggtttcgccatgttgggcaggctggtctcgaactcctgacctcatgatccacccacctcggcctcccaaagtgctgggattacaggtgtgagccaccgctcccaggcCAGGGGCTGCCCTGTTTTAAGAGCCCTCTGGATGCCCCACCTCTGCTGCCCTCTCATTGATCAGGACTGTGCATGTGGTTGCCATAGctgcaagggagcctgggaaatgtgtagCTTGACAGGCAGCCGCCTCTGATCAGGGGCTTTCTTCCCTGACAGAATGACCTCTCCTCTGTCACTCTCCACTTTTCTCCAGAGCTACCAAAAAACGGAGCTGAGGCAGCACGGGCTCTGTGGCCTCAAAGAGCTTCCCACAAAACGGTTCCCAAAGTCAGGCCATCCTGGTCAAAATCTGACCCCCaactctcccacacacacacaccaccaatAGGAAAGCAAGGGAGAGGCGCTGTAGGGGACACACAAGGAGGTTTGGCCGCCGTCCGCGCACCCCTAGAGGCCGCTGTGGCACCCACGTACCTGTGCGCAAGCCACCTGGGGGCACGACCCCGTGCTCCCCCGGGGCAATGGTaggggcaggggcggggcagtggcaggggcaggggcgcGGCGCAGGGGGGTGGGCGGCCTGAGGAGCAGAGGGAGGGCGGCTGCGCATGTCCACTCCCCCACTCGCCGCCGGGGGGCCCCGGGGAGCAAGCGTAGCCCCCTGCCAGGCCTGTCAGAGCGTCCCAGCGCGCCTGCCTCCCCACGGACACAGGTGAGCGAGGCACCGGTGCCCCCGGCCCCGCCAGGCCTGGGGGTATCCCCGCGCCGGCTTTAGGGGACCCTCCCCCAAGCGCCAAGCCTTCTCCCGGGCGAGCGGCCCCTCACCCGGCCTGCCGGGAGGGGTGTTGGCGCTGGGCTGGAAGAGGGGCCGCCTCACCCGGAGTCGGAGTGGGTCTTGACAGGATGCCTGGGCGACACTGCTCACACGGAGTCCGAAGTGCAGCCCTGGTTTCGGGGACCCCTCCGTACTCCGAGCTTTGCACCTCACCCGGCCTCGTCCGGGAAAGCGCGACCTGGCGAGGCTGCCCTGACCCCAGATCCCGGCTCCTCAGCGCGCCGGCCTCGGTGAGCTGGACGAAGCCCCCCAACCTGGTCCCGGCGGCTCTGAGCGCGCAGCCACCGCCAGGAGCCCAGGGGACCCACCGGGGGCTCCGCGCCACTTGAGAGGACCAAGCCCCCCATCCCCGGCGCCTCCCGCGGGCTGAGACCCCGGGCCAGTGCCCTTGGCACGTGCCTCTGCGCCTCATGGCTCCTCCCGGGAGTGGGGCCGTGAGGACCCGGGCCGCGGCCTCCCTGCGCGTCGAGGGAACTGGGCGAGTGTGGCCCGGTCCTGCCAGGCAGCTGGGTTGGGAGCTGCGCTCGGCCACTCGGCCAGTCCTCGGGCTCCCCTTCCTCACCGTCG harbors:
- the HDAC6 gene encoding protein deacetylase HDAC6 isoform X13 — encoded protein: MEKKGQGARVPTGRQKLGGASQGRSLRKGLRPVSGAASTARRRRRREGGGGRPKAARDWLKGKRNIKKGAVPRSIPNLAEVKKKGKMKKLGQAMEEDLIAGLQGMDLNLEAEALAGTGLVLDEQLNEFHCLWDDSFPEGPERLHAIKEQLIQEGLLDRCVSFQARFAEKEELMLVHSLEYIDLMETTQYMNEGELRVLADTYDSVYLHPNSYSCACLASGSVLRLVDAVLGAEIRNGMAIIRPPGHHAQHSLMDGYCMFNHVAVAARYAQQKHRIRRVLIVDWDVHHGQGTQFTFDQDPSVLYFSIHRYEQGRFWPHLKASNWSTTGFGQGQGYTINVPWNQFQPQLVLVAAGFDALQGDPKGEMAATPAGFAQLTHLLMGLAGGKLILSLEGGYNLRALAEGVSASLHTLLGDPCPMLESPGAPCRSAQASVSCALEALEPFWEVLVRSTETVEGDNMEEDNVEENEEEGPWEPPVLPILTWPVLQSRTGLVYDQSMMNHCNLWDSHHPEVPQRILRIMCRLEELGLAGRCLTLTPRPATEAELLTCHSAEYVGHLRATEKMKTRELHRESSNFDSIYICPSTFACAQLATGAACRLVEAVLSGEVLNGAAVVRPPGHHAEQDAACGFCFFNSVAVAARHAQAISGRALRILIVDWDVHHGNGTQHMFEDDPSVLYVSLHRYDHGTFFPMGDEGASSQIGRAAGTGFTVNVAWNGPRMGDADYLAAWHRLVLPIAYEFNPELVLVSAGFDAARGDPLGGCQVSPEGYAHLTHLLMGLASGRIILILEGGYNLTSISESMAACTRSLLGDPPPLLTLPRPPLSGALASITETIQVHRRYWRSLRVMKVEDREGPSSSKLVTKKAPQPAKPRLAERMTTREKKVLEAGMGKITSASSGEESTPGQTKSETAVVALTQDQSSEAATGGATLAQTISEAAVGGAMLGQTTSEEAVGGATPDQTTSEKTVGGATLDQTTSEDAVGGATLGQTTSEEAVGGATLAQTTSEAAMEGATLDQTTSEEAPGGTELIQTPLASSTDHQTPPTSPVQGTTPQISPSTLIENLRTLELGSKSQGASESQAPGEENLLGEAAGGQDMADSMLMQGSRGLTDQAIFYAVTPLPWCPHLVAVCPIPAAGLDVTQPCGDCGTIQENWVCLSCYQVYCGRYINGHMLQHHENSGHPLVLSYIDLSTWCYYCQAYVHHQALLDVKNIAHQNKFGEDMPHPH
- the HDAC6 gene encoding protein deacetylase HDAC6 isoform X15, whose product is MTSTGQDSTTTRQRRSRQNPQSPPQDSSVTSKRNIKKGAVPRSIPNLAEVKKKGKMKKLGQAMEEDLIAGLQGMDLNLEAEALAGTGLVLDEQLNEFHCLWDDSFPEGPERLHAIKEQLIQEGLLDRCVSFQARFAEKEELMLVHSLEYIDLMETTQYMNEGELRVLADTYDSVYLHPNSYSCACLASGSVLRLVDAVLGAEIRNGMAIIRPPGHHAQHSLMDGYCMFNHVAVAARYAQQKHRIRRVLIVDWDVHHGQGTQFTFDQDPSVLYFSIHRYEQGRFWPHLKASNWSTTGFGQGQGYTINVPWNQVGMRDADYIAAFLHVLLPVALEFQPQLVLVAAGFDALQGDPKVRQGEMAATPAGFAQLTHLLMGLAGGKLILSLEGGYNLRALAEGVSASLHTLLGDPCPMLESPGAPCRSAQASVSCALEALEPFWEVLVRSTETVEGDNMEEDNVEENEEEGPWEPPVLPILTWPVLQSRTGLVYDQSMMNHCNLWDSHHPEVPQRILRIMCRLEELGLAGRCLTLTPRPATEAELLTCHSAEYVGHLRATEKMKTRELHRESSNFDSIYICPSTFACAQLATGAACRLVEAVLSGEVLNGAAVVRPPGHHAEQDAACGFCFFNSVAVAARHAQAISGRALRILIVDWDVHHGNGTQHMFEDDPSVLYVSLHRYDHGTFFPMGDEGASSQIGRAAGTGFTVNVAWNGPRMGDADYLAAWHRLVLPIAYEFNPELVLVSAGFDAARGDPLGGCQVSPEGYAHLTHLLMGLASGRIILILEGGYNLTSISESMAACTRSLLGDPPPLLTLPRPPLSGALASITETIQVHRRYWRSLRVMKVEDREGPSSSKLVTKKAPQPAKPRLAERMTTREKKVLEAGMGKITSASSGEESTPGQTKSETAVVALTQDQSSEAATGGATLAQTISEAAVGGAMLGQTTSEEAVGGATPDQTTSEKTVGGATLDQTTSEDAVGGATLGQTTSEEAVGGATLAQTTSEAAMEGATLDQTTSEEAPGGTELIQTPLASSTDHQTPPTSPVQGTTPQISPSTLIENLRTLELGSKSQGASESQAPGEENLLGEAAGGQDMADSMLMQGSRGLTDQAIFYAVTPLPWCPHLVAVCPIPAAGLDVTQPCGDCGTIQENWVCLSCYQVYCGRYINGHMLQHHENSGHPLVLSYIDLSTWCYYCQAYVHHQALLDVKNIAHQNKFGEDMPHPH
- the HDAC6 gene encoding protein deacetylase HDAC6 isoform X14, with the protein product MTSTGQDSTTTRQRRSRQNPQSPPQDSSVTSKRNIKKGAVPRSIPNLAEVKKKGKMKKLGQAMEEDLIAGLQGMDLNLEAEALAGTGLVLDEQLNEFHCLWDDSFPEGPERLHAIKEQLIQEGLLDRCVSFQARFAEKEELMLVHSLEYIDLMETTQYMNEGELRVLADTYDSVYLHPNSYSCACLASGSVLRLVDAVLGAEIRNGMAIIRPPGHHAQHSLMDGYCMFNHVAVAARYAQQKHRIRRVLIVDWDVHHGQGTQFTFDQDPSVLYFSIHRYEQGRFWPHLKASNWSTTGFGQGQGYTINVPWNQVGMRDADYIAAFLHVLLPVALEFQPQLVLVAAGFDALQGDPKGEMAATPAGFAQLTHLLMGLAGGKLILSLEGGYNLRALAEGVSASLHTLLGDPCPMLESPGAPCRSAQASVSCALEALEPFWEVLVRSSRKWAETVEGDNMEEDNVEENEEEGPWEPPVLPILTWPVLQSRTGLVYDQSMMNHCNLWDSHHPEVPQRILRIMCRLEELGLAGRCLTLTPRPATEAELLTCHSAEYVGHLRATEKMKTRELHRESSNFDSIYICPSTFACAQLATGAACRLVEAVLSGEVLNGAAVVRPPGHHAEQDAACGFCFFNSVAVAARHAQAISGRALRILIVDWDVHHGNGTQHMFEDDPSVLYVSLHRYDHGTFFPMGDEGASSQIGRAAGTGFTVNVAWNGPRMGDADYLAAWHRLVLPIAYEFNPELVLVSAGFDAARGDPLGGCQVSPEGYAHLTHLLMGLASGRIILILEGGYNLTSISESMAACTRSLLGDPPPLLTLPRPPLSGALASITETIQVHRRYWRSLRVMKVEDREGPSSSKLVTKKAPQPAKPRLAERMTTREKKVLEAGMGKITSASSGEESTPGQTKSETAVVALTQDQSSEAATGGATLAQTISEAAVGGAMLGQTTSEEAVGGATPDQTTSEKTVGGATLDQTTSEDAVGGATLGQTTSEEAVGGATLAQTTSEAAMEGATLDQTTSEEAPGGTELIQTPLASSTDHQTPPTSPVQGTTPQISPSTLIENLRTLELGSKSQGASESQAPGEENLLGEAAGGQDMADSMLMQGSRGLTDQAIFYAVTPLPWCPHLVAVCPIPAAGLDVTQPCGDCGTIQENWVCLSCYQVYCGRYINGHMLQHHENSGHPLVLSYIDLSTWCYYCQAYVHHQALLDVKNIAHQNKFGEDMPHPH
- the HDAC6 gene encoding protein deacetylase HDAC6 isoform X16; the protein is MTSTGQDSTTTRQRRSRQNPQSPPQDSSVTSKRNIKKGAVPRSIPNLAEVKKKGKMKKLGQAMEEDLIAGLQGMDLNLEAEALAGTGLVLDEQLNEFHCLWDDSFPEGPERLHAIKEQLIQEGLLDRCVSFQARFAEKEELMLVHSLEYIDLMETTQYMNEGELRVLADTYDSVYLHPNSYSCACLASGSVLRLVDAVLGAEIRNGMAIIRPPGHHAQHSLMDGYCMFNHVAVAARYAQQKHRIRRVLIVDWDVHHGQGTQFTFDQDPSVLYFSIHRYEQGRFWPHLKASNWSTTGFGQGQGYTINVPWNQVGMRDADYIAAFLHVLLPVALEFQPQLVLVAAGFDALQGDPKGEMAATPAGFAQLTHLLMGLAGGKLILSLEGGYNLRALAEGVSASLHTLLGDPCPMLESPGAPCRSAQASVSCALEALEPFWEVLVRSTETVEGDNMEEDNVEENEEEGPWEPPVLPILTWPVLQSRTGLVYDQSMMNHCNLWDSHHPEVPQRILRIMCRLEELGLAGRCLTLTPRPATEAELLTCHSAEYVGHLRATEKMKTRELHRESSNFDSIYICPSTFACAQLATGAACRLVEAVLSGEVLNGAAVVRPPGHHAEQDAACGFCFFNSVAVAARHAQAISGRALRILIVDWDVHHGNGTQHMFEDDPSVLYVSLHRYDHGTFFPMGDEGASSQIGRAAGTGFTVNVAWNGPRMGDADYLAAWHRLVLPIAYEFNPELVLVSAGFDAARGDPLGGCQVSPEGYAHLTHLLMGLASGRIILILEGGYNLTSISESMAACTRSLLGDPPPLLTLPRPPLSGALASITETIQVHRRYWRSLRVMKVEDREGPSSSKLVTKKAPQPAKPRLAERMTTREKKVLEAGMGKITSASSGEESTPGQTKSETAVVALTQDQSSEAATGGATLAQTISEAAVGGAMLGQTTSEEAVGGATPDQTTSEKTVGGATLDQTTSEDAVGGATLGQTTSEEAVGGATLAQTTSEAAMEGATLDQTTSEEAPGGTELIQTPLASSTDHQTPPTSPVQGTTPQISPSTLIENLRTLELGSKSQGASESQAPGEENLLGEAAGGQDMADSMLMQGSRGLTDQAIFYAVTPLPWCPHLVAVCPIPAAGLDVTQPCGDCGTIQENWVCLSCYQVYCGRYINGHMLQHHENSGHPLVLSYIDLSTWCYYCQAYVHHQALLDVKNIAHQNKFGEDMPHPH